A DNA window from Ostrea edulis chromosome 5, xbOstEdul1.1, whole genome shotgun sequence contains the following coding sequences:
- the LOC130054602 gene encoding uncharacterized transmembrane protein DDB_G0289901-like, whose protein sequence is MIRAVALLCLIVGAFAIPVPKDNYPKPGCGQYGCSHNIHFNGQGVAGGIHSGVNDNGFEARFFPLDGGNAAAASAAASGFNAAASAAAASNRGFNEHQGVIGFNNGFDAGLIGGNSAAASAAASGLNAAASAAAASNRGFNGHQGVIGLNNGFNARTMDGNSQIIGPLNGLPAYPAPAVYYPSGPVSNVVGGSSAAASASSAKMGPRIGMGGFTAPQFTNRIDNFMFNPILTGQNPGASAASAAASASQRGAAFAAAAASSANLRSGIGMGGLIGSQLTGHRNGPVIQPFQGVPYPVGPLIGQNPGAAAAAAGFATSNGAASASAAASGSQGFIDGGILQGRSPRIINSNIVPGRKVY, encoded by the exons ATGATCCGTGCTGTTGCCCTTCTCTGTCTTATTGTCGGTGCATTTGCAATCCCTGTTCCAAAGGATAATTATCCTAAACCAGGATGTGGACAGTACGGATGTTCTCACAACATCCACTTTAATGGGCAAGGTGTTGCTGGGGGTATACACAGTGGTGTCAACGACAATGGATTTGAAGCCAGGTTTTTTCCATTAGATGGAGGAAACGCAGCCGCCGCCTCAGCAGCTGCAAGTGGTTTCAACGCTGCTGCCTCTGCCGCAGCCGCCTCAAACCGAGGATTTAATGAACATCAAGGTGTAATTGGCTTCAACAATGGATTTGATGCCGGACTCATCGGTGGAAACTCAGCTGCTGCTTCAGCAGCTGCAAGCGGTTTAAACGCTGCTGCCTCTGCCGCAGCCGCCTCAAACAGAGGATTTAATGGACATCAAGGTGTAATTGGCCTCAACAATGGATTTAATGCTAGAACCATGGATGGAAACTCACAGATTATTGGACCTCTCAATGGACTACCTGCTTACCCAGCGCCAGCCGTCTATTATCCATCTGGGCCAGTATCTAATGTTGTCGGTGGTTCATCCGCTGCTGCCTCCGCATCTAGCGCGAAGATGGGACCTAGAATCGGAATGGGAGGTTTTACTGCACCTCAATTTACAAATCGCATCGACAATTTCATGTTTAATCCAATCTTAACCGGACAAAACCCCGGAGCTTCTGCTGCCTCCGCCGCTGCCTCTGCCAGCCAACGCGGTGCCGCCTTCGCTGCTGCTGCTGCCTCTAGCGCCAACTTGAGATCAGGAATCGGAATGGGAGGTCTCATTGGATCCCAACTCACAGGTCACCGTAATGGTCCTGTAATTCAGCCTTTCCAAGGTGTACCATACCCTGTTGGTCCTCTTATCGGACAAAACCCCGGAGCTGCAGCTGCCGCCGCTGGTTTTGCTACTTCCAACGGTGCCGCATCCGCTTCCGCTGCTGCATCTGGATCCCAAGGATTTATTGACGGTGGCATTTTGCAAGGGAGATCACCAAGGATTATCAACTCCAACATTGTCCCTGGCAGAAAG GTGTACTAA
- the LOC125651113 gene encoding uncharacterized transmembrane protein DDB_G0289901-like, protein MIRAIALLCLIAGAFAIPVPRNNYPKPGCGQYGCSHNIHFNGHSAATSAAASGLNAAASAAAASNQGFSGHQGVIDLNNGFNAGLIGGNSAAASAAASGFNAAASAAAASNRGFNGHQGVIGLNNGFDAGLIGGNAAAASAAASGFNAAASAAAASNRGFNGHQGVIGLNNEFNAGVMSGNSVATSPQNVGPFNILPAYQAPGVHYPSGPVFNGVGDSSAAASASSANMGPRIGMGGFTAPQFTNRINNFMFNPILTGQNPGAAAASAAASASQRGAASAAAAASSANLRSGIGMGGLIGSQLTGHLNGPVIQPFQGVPYPVGPLIGQNPGAAAAAAGFATSNGAASASAAASGSQGFIDGGILQGRSPRIINSNIVPGRKVY, encoded by the exons ATGATCCGTGCTATTGCCCTTCTCTGTCTTATTGCCGGTGCATTTGCAATCCCTGTTCCAAGGAATAATTATCCTAAACCAGGATGTGGACAGTACGGATGTTCTCACAACATCCACTTTAATGGGCATTCAGCCGCCACCTCAGCAGCTGCAAGTGGTTTAAACGCTGCTGCCTCTGCGGCAGCCGCCTCAAATCAAGGATTTAGTGGTCATCAAGGTGTCATTGACCTCAACAATGGATTTAATGCCGGACTCATCGGTGGAAACTCAGCTGCTGCCTCAGCAGCTGCAAGTGGTTTCAACGCTGCTGCCTCTGCCGCAGCCGCCTCAAACAGAGGATTTAATGGACATCAAGGAGTAATTGGCCTCAACAATGGATTTGATGCCGGACTCATTGGGGGAAACGCAGCTGCTGCCTCAGCAGCTGCAAGTGGTTTCAACGCTGCTGCCTCTGCCGCAGCCGCCTCAAACAGAGGATTTAATGGACATCAAGGTGTAATTGGCCTCAACAATGAATTTAATGCTGGAGTCATGAGTGGAAACTCAGTCGCCACCTCTCCACAGAATGTTGGACCTTTTAATATACTACCTGCTTACCAAGCGCCAGGCGTGCATTATCCATCCGGACCAGTATTCAATGGTGTCGGCGATTCATCTGCTGCTGCTTCCGCATCTAGCGCCAATATGGGACCTAGAATCGGAATGGGAGGTTTTACTGCACCTCAATTTACAAATCGCATCAACAATTTCATGTTTAATCCCATCTTAACTGGACAAAACCCCGGAGCTGCTGCTGCCTCCGCCGCTGCCTCTGCCAGCCAACGCGGTGCCGCCTCCGCTGCTGCTGCTGCCTCTAGCGCCAACTTGAGATCAGGAATCGGAATGGGAGGTCTCATTGGATCCCAACTCACAGGTCACCTTAATGGTCCTGTAATTCAGCCTTTCCAAGGTGTACCATACCCTGTTGGTCCCCTTATCGGACAAAACCCCGGAGCTGCAGCTGCCGCCGCTGGTTTTGCTACTTCCAACGGTGCCGCATCCGCGTCCGCTGCTGCATCTGGATCCCAAGGATTTATTGACGGTGGCATTTTGCAAGGGAGATCACCAAGGATTATCAACTCCAACATTGTCCCTGGCAGAAAG GTGTACTAA
- the LOC125651861 gene encoding uncharacterized transmembrane protein DDB_G0289901-like, translating into MIRAVAVLCLIAVAFAIPVPRDNYPKPGCGQYGCSHNIHFNGQGVAGGIHSGVNDNGFEARFFPLDGGNSAAASAAASGFNAAASAAAASNRGFNAGLIGGNSAAASAAASGFNAAAAAAAASNQAIGGHHGVIGLNNGFNAGLIGGNSAAASAAASGFNAAAAAAAAAASNQAVVGQHGVMGLNNGFNAGLIGGNSAAASAAASGFNAAAAAAAAAAASNQAVGGQHGVMGLNNGLNAGLIGGNSVATYPQIVGSFNGPAAYQVPAVQYPSGPVYNGVGGSSAAASASSANMGPGIGLGGFNPILIGQNPGAAAASAAASASQRGAASAAAAASNANLRSGIGMGGLIGSQLTGHFNGPVIQPFQGVPYPVGPLIGQNPGAAAAAAGVATSNGAASASAAASGSQGFIDGGILHGRSPRIINSNIVPGRKVY; encoded by the exons ATGATCCGTGCTGTTGCCGTTCTCTGTCTTATTGCCGTTGCATTTGCAATCCCTGTTCCAAGGGATAATTATCCTAAACCAGGATGTGGACAGTACGGATGTTCTCACAACATCCACTTTAATGGACAAGGTGTTGCTGGGGGTATACACAGTGGTGTCAACGACAATGGATTTGAAGCCAGGTTTTTTCCATTAGATGGAGGAAACTCAGCCGCCGCTTCAGCAGCTGCAAGTGGTTTCAACGCTGCTGCCTCTGCCGCAGCCGCCTCAAACCGAGGATTTAATGCCGGACTCATCGGTGGTAACTCAGCTGCTGCCTCAGCAGCTGCAAGTGGTTTCAACGCTGCCGCCGCTGCCGCCGCCGCCTCAAACCAAGCAATTGGTGGACATCATGGCGTAATTGGTctcaataatggatttaatgccgGACTCATCGGTGGAAACTCAGCTGCTGCCTCAGCAGCTGCAAGTGGTTTCAACGCTGCTGCCGCCGCCGCTGCCGCAGCCGCCTCAAACCAAGCAGTTGTTGGACAACATGGCGTAATGGGCctcaataatggatttaatgccgGACTCATCGGTGGTAACTCAGCTGCTGCCTCAGCAGCTGCAAGTGGTTTTAACGCTGCTGCCGCCGCCGCCGCTGCCGCCGCCGCCTCAAACCAAGCAGTTGGTGGACAACATGGCGTAATGGGCCTCAATAATGGATTAAATGCCGGACTCATTGGTGGAAATTCAGTCGCCACCTATCCCCAAATTGTTGGATCTTTCAATGGACCAGCTGCTTACCAAGTGCCAGCCGTCCAATATCCATCCGGACCAGTATATAATGGTGTCGGTGGTTCATCTGCTGCTGCTTCCGCATCTAGTGCCAATATGGGACCTGGGATCGGATTGGGAGGCTTTAATCCCATCTTAATCGGACAAAACCCCGGAGCTGCTGCTGCCTCCGCCGCTGCCTCTGCCAGCCAACGTGGTGCCGCCTCCGCTGCTGCTGCTGCCTCTAACGCCAACTTGAGATCAGGAATCGGAATGGGAGGTCTCATTGGATCCCAACTCACAGGTCACTTTAATGGCCCTGTAATTCAGCCTTTTCAAGGTGTACCATACCCTGTCGGTCCCCTTATCGGACAAAACCCCGGAGCTGCAGCTGCTGCTGCTGGTGTTGCTACTTCAAACGGTGCCGCTTCCGCGTCCGCTGCTGCATCTGGATCCCAAGGATTTATTGACGGTGGCATTTTGCATGGGAGATCACCAAGGATTATCAACTCCAACATTGTACCTGGCAGAAAG GTTTACTAA
- the LOC130054601 gene encoding uncharacterized transmembrane protein DDB_G0289901-like, which produces MIRAVAVLCLIAGAFAIPVPRDNYPQAGCGQYGCSNKIHFNGQGVAGGIHSGVNDNGFEARFFPLDGGNAAASGLNAAASAAAASNRGFNGHQGVIGFNNGFDAGLIGGNAAAASAAASGFNAAASAAAASNRGFNGYQGVIGLNNGFNARAMDGNSQIIGPLNGLPAYPAPAVHYPSGPVSNVVGGSSAAASASSAKMGPRIGMGGFTAPQFTNRIDNFMFNPILTGQNPGAAAASGTASASQHGAAFAAASASNANLRSGIGMGGLIGSQLTGHLNGPVMQPFQGVPYPVGPLIGQNPGSAAASASVATSNGAASASAAASGSQGFIDGGILQGRSPRIINSNIVPGRKVY; this is translated from the exons ATGATCCGTGCTGTTGCCGTTCTCTGTCTTATTGCCGGTGCATTTGCAATCCCTGTTCCAAGGGATAATTATCCTCAAGCAGGATGTGGACAGTACGGATGTTCTAACAAAATCCACTTTAATGGGCAAGGTGTTGCTGGGGGTATACACAGTGGTGTCAACGACAATGGATTTGAAGCCAGGTTTTTTCCATTAGATGGAGGAAACGCAGCTGCCAGTGGTTTAAACGCTGCTGCCTCTGCCGCAGCCGCCTCAAACCGAGGATTTAATGGACATCAAGGTGTAATTGGCTTCAACAATGGATTTGATGCCGGACTCATCGGTGGAAACGCAGCTGCTGCTTCAGCAGCTGCAAGTGGTTTCAACGCTGCTGCCTCTGCCGCAGCCGCCTCAAACAGAGGATTTAATGGATATCAAGGTGTAATTGGCCTCAACAATGGATTTAATGCTAGAGCCATGGATGGAAACTCACAGATTATTGGACCTCTCAATGGACTACCTGCTTACCCAGCGCCAGCCGTCCATTATCCATCTGGGCCAGTATCTAATGTTGTCGGTGGTTCATCTGCTGCTGCCTCCGCATCTAGCGCCAAGATGGGACCTAGAATCGGAATGGGAGGTTTTACTGCACCTCAATTTACAAATCGCATCGACAATTTCATGTTTAATCCAATCTTAACCGGACAAAACCCCGGAGCTGCTGCTGCCTCCGGCACTGCCTCTGCCAGCCAACACGGTGCCGCCTTCGCTGCTGCTTCTGCCTCTAACGCCAACTTGAGATCAGGAATCGGAATGGGAGGCCTCATTGGATCCCAACTCACAGGTCACCTTAATGGTCCTGTAATGCAGCCTTTCCAAGGAGTACCATACCCTGTTGGTCCTCTTATCGGACAAAACCCTGGATCTGCAGCTGCCTCCGCTAGTGTTGCTACTTCAAACGGTGCTGCATCCGCTTCCGCTGCTGCATCTGGATCCCAAGGATTTATTGACGGTGGCATTTTGCAAGGGAGATCACCAAGGATTATCAACTCCAACATTGTCCCTGGCAGAAAG GTGTACTAA